The Paramicrobacterium fandaimingii DNA segment CTCTCCGACGCTACCGAGCTGCACCCCGACCTGATCGTCGGCGCCGACGGCATCCACTCTCGAATTCGCTCTCTCGTCTTCGGTGAGGAGAACGAGTACGTTCGCGATCTCGGCATGCGCACAAATGCGTTCATCTTTCACGATCGCGAGATCTACGACGCCGTGGACGGTCAGTTTGTGCTCACCGAAACGCTCGATCGCCAGATGGGCTTCTATGGTCTTGGGGAAGGGCGTATCGCAACGTTCTCGGTGTACCGCACGACCGATCCGAGTCCTCAGACCGACTCTCGTGAAGAATTGCTCAGTCAGCTCTCGGGAATGGGCGAACTTGTCGAGCGCGCACTCGCGAAGGCTCCCCCGTCGCAAGAGATGTACGACGATCAGGTTGCGCAGATCGAGCTGCCGCGCTGGACGAGCGGACGGGTGGTGTTGGTTGGCGATGCCGCATACGCGGTATCGCTCGTCGCGGGCCAGGGTGCTTCGCTTGGAGTCGCGGGGGCATATCTCCTGGGCGAGTTGCTCCCGAGCGCGCGTGATGTTCCCAACGCCCTTCTCGAGTACGAACGCCGGTGGCGACCCGAGACGACGAAGGTGCAGGCGGCCGCGCGTGACCGAGTCGTCGAGTGGTTCCTGCCGCGCTCCCGAACAACGCTGATGCTGCGGCGCTGGGGGTTCCGTGCAATGCACATACCTGGGCTCAGTCGTGTGATGACTGGCTCCCTGCTTCCGAAGGATCACCGTTCCCTCGCCGAACTCAGTCGCGCATCGTAATGAAACCGTGTGCGCATCGCCCATCCAAATCAGTAACCTGCGAACGCCAGCGACGCCGCCACGGTCGGCCACGTGGAGTACAGCAACGCGGCACGACAAGAGCATCTGCAACGATGCACGGAGTTCACAGTGACCACCGCGTGGCGCAAGCACGACGCCTACTACCCTTGAGCTGTGGTTCCCGTCACTGGAGCCGCGGAATGACGGAAGGATGCTGCGATACATGTGGAGTGTTGAAGCGTATGTCCGCACCGCGCAAACACCACAGCCCGTCCTGACGGTCAGACGAACGGTATGAGAGAGCTTCTCCGAGATATCGCATCGGTACCCCACTCACCTGGCATCGTTCTCTCTATGATTCCGTCGTGGATTCCTCCGTTGGTGGTTCTCATCGATCGGCTAACATCCGCCGATCTGCCCACGTCTGTTCCCACGCATTGGAATGCCACCTTTACTGCAGATGCATGGTACGGAACCCAAGCCGCATTCTGGATGTCCTTCCTGCCAGGGCTCATCGGCGCAATCCTGATCTCCGTTGTGGTTCTGACGTCGGGCGACGACATCTCCCGCTTCGCTGGAAGCGCTGGTATGGCAGGCGGAACGTTTATCACAGGCGGTATAGCACTCACCTGGTTTAGTTCGTTGTCCGCAGCCAGGTCTCCGGAACAATCAACCTCGGCATTGCTGAACATCCTTATCTGGACCACGGTCCTTGCTCTGTTAGCGTTCGCGCTCAGCGCCCTGCCGCGTAAACACCGTAGAGGAACTTCGGGCGGCGAGAGCGTGACTGACGAAGAGTCGGAATAGGTCCCGGCTCCGGTAGCCTTAAGCAGTGGTTCACGTCGATGGAACCATGGCACGACGGAAGGATGCTGCGATGCACGTCGAGTGGTGGAGCATTCTCCCTTTTGCCGCATTGCTGCTGTGCATCGCCATTCTTCCGCTGATTCCGGCAACAGAGAAGGCCTGGGATCGCAACCTCGTCAAGCTCATCGTCGCTCTTGTGCTCGGTGTGCCGATCGCTCTGTGGTTCATCCTCGCTGGCCACCCGGGCATCGTCACCGGCGCACTGATCGAGTACAGCCAGTTCATCATCTTGCTCGGCTCGCTTTTCGTCGCATCGGGGGGCATCTTCCTCTCTGGCGATATCAAGGCCACCCCACGCAATAACACGATATTTCTCGCGATCGGCGGCGTGCTCGCGTCGTTTATCGGCACAACGGGCGCTGCGATGCTGCTCATCCGGCCGATTCTCAACACAAACCAGGAGCGCAAGCACCGCGTCCACACGGTGGTCTTCACCATCTTCATCGTCGCCAACTGCGGTGGCCTTCTCACCCCACTCGGTGACCCGCCGCTCTTTCTCGGGATGCTGCGAGGCGTTCCCTTCGAATGGACACTGGGCCTCTGGCCGTACTGGCTGTTCGTCAACGTCATGCTGCTACTGACGTTCTACGCACTCGATAAGCGCTCGTACGCCACAGAGACCGCAGAGACAATTGAGAAGGACAACGCGACGCAGACGAAGCTCGGGCTGCGCGGCGGCAGTGGTCTTCTGTTCCTTGCGGTCATCATCATCGCCGTTGCGTTTGTGCCGTCCGTCGATGCGCATGCAATTGAGCACGGCACCGCCGAGTTCGCTGACTGCATTCCGTGGCGCGAAATCGTCATGATCGCCGCTGCGGTCGGGTCTCTCCTCATCGGCAACCGCGCCGCCCGCTATGTCGACAACAAGTTCACGTGGGCACCGATTCTCGAGGTGGCCGCCCTGTTCATCGGTATCTTCCTCACGATGATGCCGGCGCTCGAATACCTCGGCGAGATTGCACCCAAGCTGCCGCTAACGAACATCACCTTGTTCATCTTCTCTGGCGGGCTCTCGTCGGTGCTCGACAATACCCC contains these protein-coding regions:
- a CDS encoding FAD-dependent monooxygenase — its product is MKALICGAGITGLALAGQLDRKGWDVVVVDIAPAPRPQGYMIDFSGPGFEAMHRMGLGERLRDAASSVDTFRYVDGSGHTTVSVRYDLFVKALNGEIVSIMRPALERVLRESLRDTVTIRYGVTVDAITDSSVRLSDATELHPDLIVGADGIHSRIRSLVFGEENEYVRDLGMRTNAFIFHDREIYDAVDGQFVLTETLDRQMGFYGLGEGRIATFSVYRTTDPSPQTDSREELLSQLSGMGELVERALAKAPPSQEMYDDQVAQIELPRWTSGRVVLVGDAAYAVSLVAGQGASLGVAGAYLLGELLPSARDVPNALLEYERRWRPETTKVQAAARDRVVEWFLPRSRTTLMLRRWGFRAMHIPGLSRVMTGSLLPKDHRSLAELSRAS
- a CDS encoding sodium:proton antiporter, with protein sequence MVHVDGTMARRKDAAMHVEWWSILPFAALLLCIAILPLIPATEKAWDRNLVKLIVALVLGVPIALWFILAGHPGIVTGALIEYSQFIILLGSLFVASGGIFLSGDIKATPRNNTIFLAIGGVLASFIGTTGAAMLLIRPILNTNQERKHRVHTVVFTIFIVANCGGLLTPLGDPPLFLGMLRGVPFEWTLGLWPYWLFVNVMLLLTFYALDKRSYATETAETIEKDNATQTKLGLRGGSGLLFLAVIIIAVAFVPSVDAHAIEHGTAEFADCIPWREIVMIAAAVGSLLIGNRAARYVDNKFTWAPILEVAALFIGIFLTMMPALEYLGEIAPKLPLTNITLFIFSGGLSSVLDNTPTYATFFEMISHIDGENLVAGVPEILLIAISLGSVLGGAMTYIGNGPNFMTKSVADSAGVPMPSFGGYIRWSLTYLAPVLAAMVLLFLTDDLWWKALGAVLTLLLVARAVWMIAKPAKERTPQA